A genomic segment from Neobacillus sp. YX16 encodes:
- the fdhD gene encoding formate dehydrogenase accessory sulfurtransferase FdhD codes for MSKEITTSQNIVRYNGQSFIEEEDDIAVESALTIMVNGEEFATMVCTPSELEELVVGFLASEGMIRAFQDIKALHIDVETGFAYVDLVNPNKVEKDFHSKRFIGSCCGKGRQFYFQNDVKTAKTIMTRFTITPEQCHKLMKQMQDGSSHFQQTGGVHNAALCSSDGVVISRSDIGRHNALDKLFGYCLIHRVPIKDKIIAFSGRISSEVLLKAAKIGVGIILSKSAPTNLAINLADELGITAVGFIRGKGFNVYTHQDRIQGLEYKPVQTSCI; via the coding sequence GTGTCAAAGGAAATCACTACTTCTCAAAATATTGTCAGATATAATGGACAAAGCTTTATTGAGGAAGAGGATGATATCGCCGTCGAATCTGCCTTAACCATCATGGTAAATGGGGAAGAATTTGCCACGATGGTATGCACCCCCTCTGAGTTAGAAGAATTAGTCGTTGGCTTTCTGGCTTCCGAAGGGATGATCCGTGCATTTCAAGATATTAAAGCTCTTCACATTGATGTCGAAACAGGATTTGCCTATGTCGACCTAGTCAATCCGAACAAAGTGGAAAAGGATTTCCATTCAAAACGATTTATTGGTTCCTGTTGTGGCAAAGGAAGACAATTCTACTTTCAAAATGATGTCAAAACGGCGAAAACGATTATGACGAGGTTTACAATTACACCGGAGCAATGCCATAAGCTAATGAAGCAAATGCAGGATGGTTCCTCCCATTTCCAACAAACGGGTGGTGTTCATAATGCTGCATTATGTTCAAGTGATGGAGTCGTGATTTCACGATCCGATATTGGCCGACATAATGCTCTAGATAAATTATTTGGGTACTGCTTGATTCATCGAGTTCCAATAAAGGATAAGATCATCGCCTTTAGCGGCCGGATCTCATCAGAGGTTTTACTCAAGGCAGCGAAGATTGGAGTCGGGATTATCCTTTCGAAATCTGCGCCAACCAATCTCGCGATCAATTTGGCAGATGAACTTGGAATCACAGCCGTAGGGTTTATCCGGGGAAAGGGGTTTAATGTATATACTCATCAGGACCGAATCCAGGGACTTGAATACAAGCCAGTACAAACCTCATGTATATAA